CTTGACAGAGAATGATCAGAGCTTGGAGCTGCACTGCGGTGCTTTTCCAAGGATTGATTTATTGTAGAAGCCCCACTCCCTCCTGCCACTGAGCTTGACAGAGAATGATCCGCGCTTGATGGAGCTGCCCTGTTCTTCTTCTCCCAGGTGTAACGGCTGACCCGGAAGTCCACCTCAGCACCATCACCAGATCTGACCCTGGAAGACCTACTCTCTGCTACCACAGAGCTCAGGGAATGATCATGGCTTGATGGAGATGGAGCTCTGTGCTTTTCCCAGGCATGACTGCTGCTGACCTGGGATACCCCATTCCCTGCTGCCACTGAGGTAAGGGAGTAACCAGAGCTCGATGGAGCCCTGTGCTTCTCCCCTGGGTGACCGCTGCTGACCTGGGATACCCCATTCCCTGCTGCCACTGAGGTCAGGGAGTAACCAGAGCTCGATGGAGCCCCGTGCTTCTCCCCTGGGTGACCGCTGCTGACCTGGGTCACCCCATTCCCTGCTGCCACTGAGGTCAGGGAGTAACCAGAGCTCGATGGAGCCCCGTGCTTCTCCCCTGGGTGACTGCTGCTGACCTGGGATACCCCATTCCCTGCTGCCACTGAGGTCAGGGAGTAACCAGAGCTCGATGGAGCCCTGTGCTTCTCCCCTGGGTGACTGCTGCTGACCTGGGATACCCCATTCCCTGCTGCCACTGAGGTCAGGGAGTAACCAGAGCTCCATGGAGCCCCGTGCTTCTCCCCTGGGTGACTGCTGCTGCTGGCAGTGGCCCCCTGGAGCAGGTCCTCTCTCAGGTCCCTGATGGCAGAGAAGGGTCCCTCCACTGAAGCTTTACCCTCCTGGCTGGGTAGAAGGCAAATCCTCACTGATCTGTGAGCAGACTGCAAGCTTTGGATCACGGTCTCCTGCTGTTCCTCGTCACCGAAGATTGACAGGTCCACTTTAGCGTTCACGTAGAACAACACCTATGACATGATGAATATAGGATCAGTCAGTATGTGTACTGGACTGTGTGCTACTGTTCCTTCCATGCTGGAATAGAAACATTTACTGTATTGATTTACTGTTGATTGATCTGATTGCTTGACTGTACTCACGTCTTGGGTGAATTTGAATACAGTGATAGGGTAGTCTTGAGGGAACTCCTTGTCACACATTATCTGCTTCTTTCTGATTACCATCTCAGCATCTGTTACAATAATTGTTTTGTTATGATCTATAGGCATATATGTAACAAAACTACATCCCAGCGAAGAACACTTTTGTTACAGTATTTCTGTTACCTCTGGTGTTTTCAAATGTAACAAAAGCCACCCCCTTGAAGCTGGTCGGGTACTTGATGTTTTCTACATCTCCTCCGTGGCTTCTGGACCTCTGGAAGTGAATAACCAGTTTGTCTGCCATGCGGCTGCTGGACAGTGTGTCTGGTACACCAGAGACCacgactgtcctgttctcctctgAGAGGTTCATCACCTAGAATGAATGGTATGCAAATGAACCATGGTCATGTGGAGGTTTAGCCTATCTATGACTATGTCCTCTAGGTGttcataaattcactctggagtgtctgagtggcctctgggcgttcgtaaattcactctggagcaTCTGATTGGCCTCTGGGTGttcataaattcactctggagtgtCTGATTGGCCTCTGGGtattcgtaaattcactctggagtgtCTGATTGGCCTCTgggtgttcgtaaattcactctggagtgtctgagtggcctctgggcgttcgtaaattcaaAGCGTTTTGCTCTATGCGCGTTTAGAGCCACACTGGAGGCTCTGGTCAGGAGTGGGTTTGATCCGAGCGTTATGACCACACAACGGCAGTCacgcacccaagctaactggctaaagttagctagcttgctagctacgtCCAGACAAGaatcactctgaccattttactcaacttagcagagctggttaggcggttgtcatgttatctagagcattggtgactgtaactgtgctgctggcaaaaaaaaatattttgacgttgactgacaccggtcatatttaaccggtgttgagcgttcgttctggcactcagacgagagtgctctgaaatcggagtagatagccagagtgaatttacgaacgcaccctaaATCATGCCATAACTTAGCAGAAAACTGGATCTATCATGCATGAAGTAGAACTTACCCGTTTCAGTTTAAACAACACTAATTTCAACTCAGAGCGAGATGTAGTATATGTCG
The DNA window shown above is from Oncorhynchus clarkii lewisi isolate Uvic-CL-2024 unplaced genomic scaffold, UVic_Ocla_1.0 unplaced_contig_3571_pilon_pilon, whole genome shotgun sequence and carries:
- the LOC139402731 gene encoding uncharacterized protein isoform X1; protein product: MNLSEENRTVVVSGVPDTLSSSRMADKLVIHFQRSRSHGGDVENIKYPTSFKGVAFVTFENTRDAEMVIRKKQIMCDKEFPQDYPITVFKFTQDVLFYVNAKVDLSIFGDEEQQETVIQSLQSAHRSVRICLLPSQEGKASVEGPFSAIRDLREDLLQGATASSSSHPGEKHGAPWSSGYSLTSVAAGNGVSQVSSSHPGEKHRAPSSSGYSLTSVAAGNGVSQVSSSHPGEKHGAPSSSGYSLTSVAAGNGVTQVSSGHPGEKHGAPSSSGYSLTSVAAGNGVSQVSSGHPGEKHRAPSSSGYSLTSVAAGNGVSQVSSSHAWEKHRAPSPSSHDHSLSSVVAESRSSRVRSGDGAEVDFRVSRYTWEKKNRAAPSSADHSLSSSVAGGSGASTINQSLEKHRSAAPSSDHSLSSSVAGGSGASTINQSLEKHCSAAPSSDHSLSSSVAGGSGASTINQSLEKHRSAAPSSDHSLSSSVAGGSGESKVVSISHTLEKYIAPSSSDQSLSSMASGSGESKVISSSHTLEKYITPSSSDQSLSSMASGSGESKVISISHTLEKYIAPSSSDKSLSSMASGSGESKVISSSHTLEKYIAPSSFDQSLSSPVAAGTSKVSSGGDVDMEEESTWVDTNLFLYIRRFSKDQFDQCFRNHGVSAVFDDNEVADLTLISLRGGRDSKGLSEVQLTISELTDLVAVWQSTLRIHTIDYRRQDLRERKRLLQICAEVNTLYEDVLYVQKELGVRVIGPSISSHLFTEWVKDRRDQPDKEVFL
- the LOC139402731 gene encoding uncharacterized protein isoform X3; amino-acid sequence: MNLSEENRTVVVSGVPDTLSSSRMADKLVIHFQRSRSHGGDVENIKYPTSFKGVAFVTFENTRDAEMVIRKKQIMCDKEFPQDYPITVFKFTQDVLFYVNAKVDLSIFGDEEQQETVIQSLQSAHRSVRICLLPSQEGKASVEGPFSAIRDLREDLLQGATASSSSHPGEKHGAPWSSGYSLTSVAAGNGVSQVSSSHPGEKHRAPSSSGYSLTSVAAGNGVSQVSSSHPGEKHGAPSSSGYSLTSVAAGNGVTQVSSGHPGEKHGAPSSSGYSLTSVAAGNGVSQVSSSHAWEKHRAPSPSSHDHSLSSVVAESRSSRVRSGDGAEVDFRVSRYTWEKKNRAAPSSADHSLSSSVAGGSGASTINQSLEKHRSAAPSSDHSLSSSVAGGRSGESKVISISHTLEKYIAPSSSDKSLSSMASGSGESKVISSSHTLEKYIAPSSFDQSLSSPVAAGTSKVSSGGDVDMEEESTWVDTNLFLYIRRFSKDQFDQCFRNHGVSAVFDDNEVADLTLISLRGGRDSKGLSEVQLTISELTDLVAVWQSTLRIHTIDYRRQDLRERKRLLQICAEVNTLYEDVLYVQKELGVRVIGPSISSHLFTEWVKDRRDQPDKEVFL
- the LOC139402731 gene encoding uncharacterized protein isoform X2, which produces MNLSEENRTVVVSGVPDTLSSSRMADKLVIHFQRSRSHGGDVENIKYPTSFKGVAFVTFENTRDAEMVIRKKQIMCDKEFPQDYPITVFKFTQDVLFYVNAKVDLSIFGDEEQQETVIQSLQSAHRSVRICLLPSQEGKASVEGPFSAIRDLREDLLQGATASSSSHPGEKHGAPWSSGYSLTSVAAGNGVSQVSSSHPGEKHRAPSSSGYSLTSVAAGNGVSQVSSSHPGEKHGAPSSSGYSLTSVAAGNGVTQVSSGHPGEKHGAPSSSGYSLTSVAAGNGVSQVSSGHPGEKHRAPSSSGYSLTSVAAGNGVSQVSSSHAWEKHRAPSPSSHDHSLSSVVAESRSSRVRSGDGAEVDFRVSRYTWEKKNRAAPSSADHSLSSSVAGGSGASTINQSLEKHRSAAPSSDHSLSSSVAGGSGASTINQSLEKHCSAAPSSDHSLSSSVAGGSGASTINQSLEKHRSAAPSSDHSLSSSVAGGSGESKVVSISHTLEKYIAPSSSDQSLSSMASGSGESKVISSSHTLEKYITPSSSDQSLSSMASGRSGESKVISSSHTLEKYIAPSSFDQSLSSPVAAGTSKVSSGGDVDMEEESTWVDTNLFLYIRRFSKDQFDQCFRNHGVSAVFDDNEVADLTLISLRGGRDSKGLSEVQLTISELTDLVAVWQSTLRIHTIDYRRQDLRERKRLLQICAEVNTLYEDVLYVQKELGVRVIGPSISSHLFTEWVKDRRDQPDKEVFL